The following are from one region of the Cynocephalus volans isolate mCynVol1 chromosome 17, mCynVol1.pri, whole genome shotgun sequence genome:
- the SURF4 gene encoding surfeit locus protein 4: MGQNDLMGTAEDFADQFLRVTKQYLPHVARLCLISTFLEDGIRMWLQWSEQRDYIDTTWSCGYLLASSFVFLNLLGQLTGCILVLSRNFVQYACFGLFGIIALQTIAYSILWDLKFLMRNLALGGGLLLLLAESRSEGKSMFAGVPTMRESSPKQYMQLGGRVLLVLMFMTLLHFDASFFSVVQNIVGTALMILVAVGFKTKLAALTLVVWLFAINVYFNAFWTIPVYKPMHDFLKYDFFQTMSVIGGLLLVVALGPGGVSMDEKKKEW; encoded by the exons TTCCTCCGAGTCACAAAGCAGTACCTCCCCCACGTGGCACGCCTCTGCCTGATCAGCACCTTCTTGGAGGATGGCATCCGCATGTGGCTCCAGTGGAGCGAGCAGCGTGACTACATCGACACCACCTGGAGCTGCGGCTACCTGCTGGCCTCCTCCTTCGTGTTCCTCAACTTGCTGGGACAGCTGA CTGGCTGTATCCTGGTGTTGAGCAGAAACTTCGTACAATACGCCTGCTTTGGGCTGTTTGGAATCATAGCACTGCAG ACGATTGCCTACAGCATTCTGTGGGACTTGAAGTTTCTGATGAG GAACCTGGCCCTGGGAGGCGGCTTGTTATTGCTCTTGGCGGAGTCCCGCTCCGAAGGGAAGAGCATGTTTGCGGGCGTCCCCACCATGCGCGAGAGCTCCCCCAAACAGTACATGCAGCTCGGAGGCAGGGTCTTGCTGGTTCTGATGTTCATGACCCTCCTGCACTTTGACGCCAGCTTCTTCTCT GTTGTCCAGAACATTGTGGGCACAGCTCTGATGATTTTGGTGGCCGTTGGTTTTAAAACCAAGCTGGCTGCTTTGACTCTTGTCGTCTGGCTGTTTGCCATCAACGTGTACTTCAATGCCTTCTGGACCATTCCAGTCTACAAGCCCATGCATGACTTCCTGAAATACGACTTCTTCCAGACCATGTCAGTGATCGGAGGTTTGCTCCTGGTGGTGGCCCTGGGCCCTGGGGGTGTCTCCATGGACGAGAAGAAGAAGGAGTGGTAa
- the LOC134365918 gene encoding surfeit locus protein 1 isoform X2 produces the protein MAAAGLRTVWVLRAAGLRSRPALSGEASLGPLRAQGSDPMPVLKLPPGVAWRASRHGSSTAEAPATKVDDDSFLQWFLLLIPVTAFGLGTWQVQRREWKLKLIAELESRIMAEPIPLPADPMELKNLEYRPVKVRGHFDHSKELYIMPRTMVDPAREAQEAGRISSSTESGAYVVTPFHCSELGITILVNRGFVPRKKMNPDTRQKGQIEGEVDLVGMVRLTETRKPFVPENNPERNHWYYRDLEAMARITGADPVFIDANFQSTVPGGPIGGQTRVTLRNEHMQYIITWYGLCAATSYLWFKKFLRRTPGI, from the exons ATGGCGGCGGCTGGGTTGCGGACGGTGTGGGTGCTGCGCGCGGCGGGGCTGAG GTCCCGGCCGGCGCTGTCCGGAGAGGCGTCCTTGGGGCCCCTGCGCGCCCAG GGCTCTGACCCCATGCCAGTGTTGAAACTTCCTCCAGGGGTGGCCTGGAGGGCAAGCAGGCATGGCAGTTCTACCGCAGAAGCACCTGCCACAAAAGTGGATGACGACTCCTTTCTCCAGTGGTTCCTGCTTCTCATCCCTGTGACTGCCTTTGGTTTGGGGACATGGCAG GTCCAGCGTCGGGAGTGGAAGTTGAAACTGATTGCAGAGTTAGAATCTAGGATTATGGCTGAGCCCATCCCTCTGCCAGCAGA CCCAATGGAACTAAAAAATCTGGAGTATAGGCCAGTGAAGGTCAGGGGGCACTTTGACCACTCCAAAGAGCTGTACATAATGCCCCGAACCATGGTGGACCCTGCCCGAGAGGCCCAGGAAGCGGGCCGGATCTCCTCTTCGACTGAGAGTGGGGCCTATGTGGTCACCCCCTTCCACTGCAGTGAACTGGG AATCACCATCCTGGTCAATAGAGGGTTTGTCCCCAGGAAGAAAATGAATCCTGATACTCGGCAGAAAGGCCAG ATTGAGGGAGAAGTGGATCTAGTTGGGATGGTGAGGCTGACAGAAACCAGGAAGCCCTTTGTCCCAGAGAACAATCCGGAAAGGAACCACTGGTACTACCGGGACCTGGAGGCCATGGCCAGGATCACAGGCGCAGACCCCGTTTTCATTGATGCCAACTTCC AGAGCACAGTACCTGGAGGACCCATTGGAGGGCAAACCCGAGTTACTCTGAGGAATGAGCACATGCAGTACATCATTACTTG GTATGGACTCTGTGCAGCCACATCATACCTGTGGTTTAAGAAATTCCTGCGTCGAACACCTGGTATATGA
- the LOC134365918 gene encoding surfeit locus protein 1 isoform X4 codes for MPVLKLPPGVAWRASRHGSSTAEAPATKVDDDSFLQWFLLLIPVTAFGLGTWQVQRREWKLKLIAELESRIMAEPIPLPADPMELKNLEYRPVKVRGHFDHSKELYIMPRTMVDPAREAQEAGRISSSTESGAYVVTPFHCSELGITILVNRGFVPRKKMNPDTRQKGQIEGEVDLVGMVRLTETRKPFVPENNPERNHWYYRDLEAMARITGADPVFIDANFQSTVPGGPIGGQTRVTLRNEHMQYIITWYGLCAATSYLWFKKFLRRTPGI; via the exons ATGCCAGTGTTGAAACTTCCTCCAGGGGTGGCCTGGAGGGCAAGCAGGCATGGCAGTTCTACCGCAGAAGCACCTGCCACAAAAGTGGATGACGACTCCTTTCTCCAGTGGTTCCTGCTTCTCATCCCTGTGACTGCCTTTGGTTTGGGGACATGGCAG GTCCAGCGTCGGGAGTGGAAGTTGAAACTGATTGCAGAGTTAGAATCTAGGATTATGGCTGAGCCCATCCCTCTGCCAGCAGA CCCAATGGAACTAAAAAATCTGGAGTATAGGCCAGTGAAGGTCAGGGGGCACTTTGACCACTCCAAAGAGCTGTACATAATGCCCCGAACCATGGTGGACCCTGCCCGAGAGGCCCAGGAAGCGGGCCGGATCTCCTCTTCGACTGAGAGTGGGGCCTATGTGGTCACCCCCTTCCACTGCAGTGAACTGGG AATCACCATCCTGGTCAATAGAGGGTTTGTCCCCAGGAAGAAAATGAATCCTGATACTCGGCAGAAAGGCCAG ATTGAGGGAGAAGTGGATCTAGTTGGGATGGTGAGGCTGACAGAAACCAGGAAGCCCTTTGTCCCAGAGAACAATCCGGAAAGGAACCACTGGTACTACCGGGACCTGGAGGCCATGGCCAGGATCACAGGCGCAGACCCCGTTTTCATTGATGCCAACTTCC AGAGCACAGTACCTGGAGGACCCATTGGAGGGCAAACCCGAGTTACTCTGAGGAATGAGCACATGCAGTACATCATTACTTG GTATGGACTCTGTGCAGCCACATCATACCTGTGGTTTAAGAAATTCCTGCGTCGAACACCTGGTATATGA
- the LOC134365918 gene encoding surfeit locus protein 1 isoform X1 encodes MAAAGLRTVWVLRAAGLRLPLRAGLVPAGAVRRGVLGAPARPVLKLPPGVAWRASRHGSSTAEAPATKVDDDSFLQWFLLLIPVTAFGLGTWQVQRREWKLKLIAELESRIMAEPIPLPADPMELKNLEYRPVKVRGHFDHSKELYIMPRTMVDPAREAQEAGRISSSTESGAYVVTPFHCSELGITILVNRGFVPRKKMNPDTRQKGQIEGEVDLVGMVRLTETRKPFVPENNPERNHWYYRDLEAMARITGADPVFIDANFQSTVPGGPIGGQTRVTLRNEHMQYIITWYGLCAATSYLWFKKFLRRTPGI; translated from the exons ATGGCGGCGGCTGGGTTGCGGACGGTGTGGGTGCTGCGCGCGGCGGGGCTGAGGTTACCGCTGCGCGCCGGGCTG GTCCCGGCCGGCGCTGTCCGGAGAGGCGTCCTTGGGGCCCCTGCGCGCCCAG TGTTGAAACTTCCTCCAGGGGTGGCCTGGAGGGCAAGCAGGCATGGCAGTTCTACCGCAGAAGCACCTGCCACAAAAGTGGATGACGACTCCTTTCTCCAGTGGTTCCTGCTTCTCATCCCTGTGACTGCCTTTGGTTTGGGGACATGGCAG GTCCAGCGTCGGGAGTGGAAGTTGAAACTGATTGCAGAGTTAGAATCTAGGATTATGGCTGAGCCCATCCCTCTGCCAGCAGA CCCAATGGAACTAAAAAATCTGGAGTATAGGCCAGTGAAGGTCAGGGGGCACTTTGACCACTCCAAAGAGCTGTACATAATGCCCCGAACCATGGTGGACCCTGCCCGAGAGGCCCAGGAAGCGGGCCGGATCTCCTCTTCGACTGAGAGTGGGGCCTATGTGGTCACCCCCTTCCACTGCAGTGAACTGGG AATCACCATCCTGGTCAATAGAGGGTTTGTCCCCAGGAAGAAAATGAATCCTGATACTCGGCAGAAAGGCCAG ATTGAGGGAGAAGTGGATCTAGTTGGGATGGTGAGGCTGACAGAAACCAGGAAGCCCTTTGTCCCAGAGAACAATCCGGAAAGGAACCACTGGTACTACCGGGACCTGGAGGCCATGGCCAGGATCACAGGCGCAGACCCCGTTTTCATTGATGCCAACTTCC AGAGCACAGTACCTGGAGGACCCATTGGAGGGCAAACCCGAGTTACTCTGAGGAATGAGCACATGCAGTACATCATTACTTG GTATGGACTCTGTGCAGCCACATCATACCTGTGGTTTAAGAAATTCCTGCGTCGAACACCTGGTATATGA
- the LOC134365918 gene encoding surfeit locus protein 1 isoform X3, translating to MAAAGLRTVWVLRAAGLRLPLRAGLVPAGAVRRGVLGAPARPGVAWRASRHGSSTAEAPATKVDDDSFLQWFLLLIPVTAFGLGTWQVQRREWKLKLIAELESRIMAEPIPLPADPMELKNLEYRPVKVRGHFDHSKELYIMPRTMVDPAREAQEAGRISSSTESGAYVVTPFHCSELGITILVNRGFVPRKKMNPDTRQKGQIEGEVDLVGMVRLTETRKPFVPENNPERNHWYYRDLEAMARITGADPVFIDANFQSTVPGGPIGGQTRVTLRNEHMQYIITWYGLCAATSYLWFKKFLRRTPGI from the exons ATGGCGGCGGCTGGGTTGCGGACGGTGTGGGTGCTGCGCGCGGCGGGGCTGAGGTTACCGCTGCGCGCCGGGCTG GTCCCGGCCGGCGCTGTCCGGAGAGGCGTCCTTGGGGCCCCTGCGCGCCCAG GGGTGGCCTGGAGGGCAAGCAGGCATGGCAGTTCTACCGCAGAAGCACCTGCCACAAAAGTGGATGACGACTCCTTTCTCCAGTGGTTCCTGCTTCTCATCCCTGTGACTGCCTTTGGTTTGGGGACATGGCAG GTCCAGCGTCGGGAGTGGAAGTTGAAACTGATTGCAGAGTTAGAATCTAGGATTATGGCTGAGCCCATCCCTCTGCCAGCAGA CCCAATGGAACTAAAAAATCTGGAGTATAGGCCAGTGAAGGTCAGGGGGCACTTTGACCACTCCAAAGAGCTGTACATAATGCCCCGAACCATGGTGGACCCTGCCCGAGAGGCCCAGGAAGCGGGCCGGATCTCCTCTTCGACTGAGAGTGGGGCCTATGTGGTCACCCCCTTCCACTGCAGTGAACTGGG AATCACCATCCTGGTCAATAGAGGGTTTGTCCCCAGGAAGAAAATGAATCCTGATACTCGGCAGAAAGGCCAG ATTGAGGGAGAAGTGGATCTAGTTGGGATGGTGAGGCTGACAGAAACCAGGAAGCCCTTTGTCCCAGAGAACAATCCGGAAAGGAACCACTGGTACTACCGGGACCTGGAGGCCATGGCCAGGATCACAGGCGCAGACCCCGTTTTCATTGATGCCAACTTCC AGAGCACAGTACCTGGAGGACCCATTGGAGGGCAAACCCGAGTTACTCTGAGGAATGAGCACATGCAGTACATCATTACTTG GTATGGACTCTGTGCAGCCACATCATACCTGTGGTTTAAGAAATTCCTGCGTCGAACACCTGGTATATGA
- the SURF2 gene encoding surfeit locus protein 2 yields MSEAPADVRAFLRAHPNLRLLPGAGKVRCALTGHELPCRLPELQVYTCGKKYRRLTRADPAFDYAAFEPHVVPSTKNAHQLFCRLTLRHINKSPEHVLRHTQGRRYQTALRQYEECQKQGVEYVPACLLHRRQRRKDPTDSNGPPHPKEAFWEPASSDEGALSDDSMTDLYPPELFTSKQLGGTEKGDSSDDFLMDEEDKKLRPQREKGAGDRKEMEADRELVRKRGEKQLGSLKKKFKSHHHKPKSFSSFKQSG; encoded by the exons ATGAGCGAGGCGCCGGCCGACGTGCGGGCTTTCTTGCGCGCTCACCCGAACCTGCGGCTCCTTCCCGGAGCCGGCAAGGTGCGCTGCGCCCTGACTGGCCACGAGCTGCCTTGTCGCCTGCCTGAGCTCCAGGTCTACACCTGCGGCAAGAAGTACCGGCGGCTGACGCGCGCCGACCCGGCCTTCGACTACGCCGCGTTCGAGCCGCACGTGGTGCCCAGCACCAAGAACGC GCACCAGTTGTTCTGCAGACTCACGCTGCGGCACATCAACAAGTCCCCAGAGCACGTGCTGCGGCATACTCAGGGTCGGCGGTACCAGACAGCCCTGCGGCAAT ACGAAGAATGTCAGAAGCAAGGCGTGGAGTACGTCCCCGCCTGCCTGCTGCACAGGAGGCAGCGGCGCAAAGACCCGACGGACAGCAATGGGCCACCTCACCCCAAAGAAGCCTTCTGGGAGCCCGCATCCAGTGATGAGGGAGCCCTGAGCGATGACAGCATGACAGACCTGTACCCAC CTGAGCTATTCACCAGCAAGCAGCTGGGAGGGACTGAGAAAGGGGACAGCAGTGATGATTTTTTGATGGATGAAGAGGACAAGAAGCTAAGGCCCCAGAGAGAGAAGGGCGCTGGGGACAGAAAGGAGATGGAAGCAGACCGGGAGCTGGTCCGTAAGCGTGGGGAG AAGCAGTTGGGCTCGTTGAAAAAGAAGTTCAAGAGTCATCACCACAAGCCTAAAAGTTTCAGTTCTTTCAAACAGTCAGGTTAA